Proteins from a single region of Chryseobacterium sp. T16E-39:
- a CDS encoding Fur family transcriptional regulator: protein MKQVRNTQAKTEILNIINSSDSALSHTAIQEKVGDLCNRVTTYRVLDRLEEEGKIHKIVNVDGVVNYAKCHHCTENDHSHNHIHFNCEKCMSVTCIENVVPEITLPKHFIAKSYNFVVSGICQKCYQN from the coding sequence ATGAAACAGGTTAGAAACACCCAGGCCAAAACAGAAATATTAAATATCATTAATAGTTCTGACAGTGCATTATCCCATACTGCCATTCAGGAAAAAGTTGGGGATCTGTGCAATCGTGTAACCACTTATCGTGTATTGGACCGCTTAGAAGAAGAGGGAAAAATTCACAAGATCGTCAATGTAGATGGTGTAGTCAATTATGCTAAATGCCATCATTGTACAGAAAATGACCACTCTCATAACCACATTCACTTTAATTGTGAAAAATGTATGTCGGTAACCTGCATAGAAAATGTAGTTCCGGAAATTACATTACCAAAGCATTTTATCGCAAAAAGTTACAATTTTGTAGTGAGTGGTATTTGTCAAAAGTGCTATCAAAACTAA
- a CDS encoding MerC domain-containing protein, with protein MKSKILDAVGISAAVLCLIHCIVFPLLIIIPLGISHNPYVDLAFLLIGTVVVYRLTKRISKSWLKWLFWISILLISVSVFVDLIFEVHIPLIYFGAAGLIAGHIINFRQHQH; from the coding sequence ATGAAATCAAAAATCTTAGATGCAGTAGGAATTTCAGCAGCGGTTTTATGTTTGATCCACTGTATTGTTTTCCCTTTATTAATCATTATTCCTTTGGGAATTTCTCATAACCCTTATGTCGACCTGGCTTTCCTGCTAATTGGTACAGTAGTGGTTTACAGACTAACAAAGAGAATTTCGAAATCGTGGTTGAAATGGTTGTTTTGGATCTCAATTCTATTGATCTCCGTCTCTGTATTCGTTGATCTGATCTTCGAAGTTCACATTCCCCTAATCTATTTTGGAGCTGCAGGATTAATAGCGGGTCATATCATTAATTTTAGACAACATCAACATTAA
- a CDS encoding GTP-binding protein → MDKRLPVTVLSGFLGAGKTTLLNHILHNKEGLKVAVIVNDMSEINIDARLVENQNMLSRTEEKLVEMSNGCICCTLREDLMVEVEKLAREKRFDYLLIESTGISEPVPVAQTFTFIDEESGIDLSAFSYIDTMVTVVDCFNFFKDFGSNELLMDRELTDMEGDLRTIVNLLIDQVEFANVIILNKTDLVNGETINFLKATIRKLNPGAKLITSEFGKVAPREILNTKLFDFDEAQQSAGWQKELEAEHHTAETEEYGIGSFVFRNKKPFHPMRFWRYINEQYPEGALRAKGLFWLASRPQDALNFSQAGGSFRLEKAGVWWSSMPMSNRVQYASFLQNQEYIEGRWDKSWGDRINELVFIGQDLDQEKMMNDLEDCLITGEEKEMFDASAIFQDPFPQNI, encoded by the coding sequence ATGGATAAAAGACTTCCCGTAACAGTACTTAGCGGATTTCTCGGTGCTGGAAAAACAACACTGCTCAATCATATTTTACATAATAAAGAAGGTTTGAAAGTAGCAGTGATTGTAAATGATATGAGCGAGATAAATATCGATGCACGCCTGGTGGAAAATCAGAACATGCTGTCGAGAACGGAAGAAAAACTGGTTGAGATGAGTAATGGCTGCATTTGTTGCACGCTTCGCGAGGACCTGATGGTAGAAGTGGAAAAGCTGGCCCGTGAAAAACGATTTGATTACCTCTTAATTGAAAGTACAGGCATCAGCGAGCCGGTTCCTGTAGCGCAGACCTTTACGTTTATCGATGAGGAAAGTGGAATAGACCTCTCAGCATTCAGTTATATAGATACTATGGTTACCGTAGTGGATTGTTTTAATTTTTTTAAGGATTTTGGTTCCAATGAATTGTTAATGGATCGTGAACTGACCGATATGGAGGGGGATTTAAGAACGATTGTTAATCTGCTAATCGATCAGGTAGAATTTGCTAATGTTATTATACTCAACAAAACAGATCTTGTCAATGGGGAAACCATTAACTTTTTAAAGGCAACTATCCGGAAATTGAATCCTGGTGCAAAGCTCATTACTTCTGAATTTGGAAAAGTGGCTCCCAGAGAAATATTGAATACCAAATTATTTGATTTTGATGAAGCCCAACAGTCTGCGGGATGGCAAAAGGAGCTGGAAGCGGAACACCACACGGCTGAAACAGAAGAATATGGAATCGGATCATTCGTATTTAGGAATAAAAAACCCTTTCACCCCATGCGGTTCTGGAGATATATTAACGAACAGTACCCGGAGGGTGCTTTACGAGCAAAAGGTTTATTCTGGCTGGCTTCCCGTCCTCAGGATGCATTAAATTTTTCACAGGCAGGCGGTTCTTTCCGTTTGGAAAAAGCAGGAGTATGGTGGTCGAGTATGCCGATGAGTAACCGTGTACAATACGCTTCATTTCTACAAAATCAGGAATATATTGAAGGCAGATGGGATAAAAGTTGGGGAGATAGAATCAATGAATTGGTTTTTATCGGACAGGATTTGGATCAGGAAAAAATGATGAACGATCTTGAAGACTGTCTTATAACAGGTGAAGAAAAAGAAATGTTTGATGCTTCGGCAATTTTCCAGGATCCTTTTCCTCAAAATATATGA
- a CDS encoding alkaline phosphatase gives MDRRKFLKGSALLSGLLTINPIDLLANQTLVNPKSNKKAKNIIFMVSDGMSSGTLAMANLYSQNILGKTGNWINLYKENKVSRALMDTASASSIVTDSAAASSSFGGGFRVKNGVLNIGANGEKYLPIWQKFKKAGKKTGCVTTVTITHATPAGFCVNSASRNAEPEIAEMYAEIGFDVMMGGGDEFFNAATREDKKDVYALYKQKGYQILKTRSDLQKVENNKQILGVFNKGALPYSIDRTNTPALQSTPTLAEMAKTAIDQMKDHKEGFVLQIEGGKVDWSAHANDVAALIHDQIAFEEAVKVAVDFAEKDKNTLVIITTDHGNANPGTIYGADATKNFNSIANYKFTNEYVLNAIHPDFNLQQTKDWIYETNKISLADEEAKSLLGFYTNLEKESGLYNYKKLPFKLYSDIQKKHNSVGWISMDHSGDYVELAMLGPGSELLKPFVKNTDLHYIMLEATGLSVNADKN, from the coding sequence ATGGACAGACGTAAATTTCTTAAAGGTTCAGCTTTGCTTTCCGGATTACTTACTATTAATCCGATCGATTTACTGGCCAACCAAACGCTAGTCAATCCGAAATCCAACAAAAAGGCCAAAAATATCATCTTTATGGTAAGTGACGGAATGAGTTCCGGAACACTGGCAATGGCTAATCTCTATTCGCAGAATATCCTTGGGAAAACAGGCAATTGGATTAATCTTTACAAAGAAAATAAAGTGTCCAGAGCATTAATGGATACCGCTTCAGCAAGCTCCATTGTTACAGATTCTGCTGCCGCAAGTTCGTCTTTTGGGGGTGGATTTCGCGTGAAAAACGGAGTTTTGAACATCGGAGCAAATGGCGAGAAATATCTTCCCATCTGGCAAAAGTTTAAGAAAGCGGGTAAAAAGACAGGCTGTGTAACTACAGTAACGATTACCCATGCTACTCCTGCTGGATTTTGTGTGAACTCAGCCAGTAGAAATGCAGAACCTGAAATAGCTGAGATGTATGCTGAAATTGGTTTCGATGTAATGATGGGTGGGGGAGATGAGTTTTTTAATGCGGCAACAAGGGAGGATAAGAAGGATGTATATGCGCTGTATAAGCAGAAAGGATATCAAATTCTAAAAACACGTTCCGATCTTCAGAAGGTGGAAAACAATAAGCAGATTCTGGGTGTTTTCAATAAAGGAGCATTACCTTATTCCATCGACCGGACGAATACACCTGCATTACAAAGTACACCCACACTGGCAGAAATGGCGAAGACAGCGATTGATCAGATGAAAGATCATAAAGAAGGTTTTGTGCTTCAGATAGAAGGGGGAAAAGTAGATTGGTCTGCTCATGCCAATGATGTGGCAGCACTTATCCATGATCAGATTGCTTTTGAAGAGGCTGTAAAAGTAGCTGTAGATTTTGCAGAAAAAGATAAAAATACTTTGGTAATCATCACAACAGATCATGGAAATGCCAATCCGGGAACGATTTACGGAGCAGATGCTACTAAAAATTTCAATAGTATAGCGAATTATAAATTCACAAATGAGTATGTACTGAATGCTATTCATCCTGATTTTAATCTTCAACAAACCAAAGACTGGATCTATGAGACCAATAAAATAAGCCTGGCTGATGAAGAGGCCAAAAGCCTTTTAGGCTTTTACACCAATCTTGAAAAAGAGAGTGGATTGTATAATTATAAGAAGCTTCCGTTTAAGCTCTATTCTGATATTCAGAAAAAGCATAATTCCGTGGGTTGGATCAGTATGGATCATTCCGGAGATTATGTAGAATTAGCTATGCTTGGACCCGGAAGTGAATTACTGAAACC